From Bacteroidales bacterium WCE2004, a single genomic window includes:
- a CDS encoding transcriptional regulator, TraR/DksA family, with amino-acid sequence MEKIDQNAQTGQRVRYSDAELAEFKEIIEEKLAKAKSEYNTLRQVVMHNGTNDIEDTTPSFRTVEDDGAFQLSKEEASQMAQRQYKFIQNLEAALIRIENKSYGVCRVTGQLIPKERLRLVPHATLTVEAKEMLAKQGKN; translated from the coding sequence ATGGAAAAAATTGACCAAAACGCCCAGACGGGCCAGAGAGTCCGGTATTCGGACGCCGAACTGGCCGAGTTCAAGGAAATTATCGAGGAAAAGCTCGCCAAGGCGAAGTCAGAATATAATACGCTCCGCCAGGTGGTGATGCACAACGGCACCAACGACATCGAGGACACGACCCCGTCCTTCCGCACGGTCGAGGATGACGGCGCTTTCCAGCTCTCCAAGGAGGAGGCAAGCCAGATGGCCCAGCGCCAGTACAAGTTCATCCAGAACCTGGAGGCGGCCCTGATCCGCATCGAGAACAAGAGCTACGGCGTGTGCCGCGTGACCGGCCAGCTCATCCCCAAGGAGCGCCTGCGTCTGGTCCCGCACGCCACGCTGACGGTTGAAGCCAAGGAAATGCTCGCCAAGCAGGGCAAGAACTAG
- a CDS encoding tRNA threonylcarbamoyladenosine biosynthesis protein TsaB, which produces MSDRILLIETSTSLCSVALAEEGRITASRESVEPRAHAALTAPFVQQVLQEKGLRAADLDAVCVSAGPGSYTGLRVGVSTAKGVCFAAGVPLLSVGTLDVLVAQAAADGLLPAGCRRVIPMIDARRMEVYTAVFTPDGQRLTEVEPRVIDADSFRQERAEGPVLFIGDGAGKCSEALAGPDAHFAQVCPRAAAMLAPAMQEFRAGNFRDVAYFEPFYLKDFVATVSRKKLF; this is translated from the coding sequence ATGTCTGACCGGATCCTGCTCATAGAAACCTCCACCTCGCTGTGCTCGGTTGCACTGGCCGAGGAGGGCCGCATCACGGCCTCGCGCGAGAGCGTCGAGCCGCGGGCCCATGCCGCGCTGACCGCCCCCTTCGTGCAGCAGGTGCTGCAGGAGAAGGGCCTCCGCGCCGCCGATCTCGACGCCGTGTGCGTCAGCGCCGGCCCCGGTTCCTACACGGGCCTGCGCGTGGGCGTCTCCACAGCCAAGGGCGTCTGCTTCGCCGCAGGCGTGCCGCTCCTGTCGGTCGGCACGCTCGACGTACTGGTGGCCCAGGCTGCCGCTGACGGGCTGCTGCCCGCCGGCTGCCGCCGTGTCATCCCGATGATCGACGCGCGCCGCATGGAGGTCTACACGGCCGTCTTCACGCCCGACGGGCAGCGGCTCACGGAAGTGGAGCCGCGCGTGATCGACGCGGACAGCTTCCGGCAGGAGCGCGCCGAGGGACCCGTGCTGTTCATCGGCGACGGCGCCGGCAAGTGCAGCGAAGCGCTCGCCGGGCCGGACGCGCACTTCGCGCAGGTCTGCCCGCGCGCCGCGGCGATGCTCGCCCCGGCGATGCAGGAGTTCCGGGCGGGCAACTTCCGGGACGTGGCTTATTTCGAGCCGTTCTATCTCAAGGATTTCGTCGCCACGGTCAGCCGCAAGAAACTTTTCTGA
- a CDS encoding Isoleucyl-tRNA synthetase, which produces MTFKEYNGLDLVSVGKEVLERWQKRHAFERSLSLREGAPEFIFFEGPPSANGMPGIHHVMARSIKDAVCRYKTQSGFRVRRRAGWDTHGLPVELGVEKKLGITKEDIGTKISVADYNRTCREEVMKYTAEWRNLTERIGYWVDMDDPYITYDNRYIETLWYLLKDIYGKGLLYKGKSIQPYSPAAGTGLSTHELNQPGCYRDVKDTTCTVQFKVLGEEDLYILAWTTTPWTLASNTALCVGPNIDYVKVRSTNPYTGAPATYIVAAARVDALFGPKVPFEVLPGTVKGSELVGLRYEQLIPWFRPDGDAFRVIPGDYVTTEDGTGIVHIAPTFGADDAKVARAAGIAPLQVIDRNGDPQAQVDLQGRFFRLEDLDPQYVASHVSPDYAEWAGRYVKNAYDSSLAPDAPTLDIDLCVMLKAVGKAFKIEKHVHSYPHCWRTDKPVLYYPLDSWFIRTTAVREQMMALNESIVWKPESTGTGRFGKWLENIQDWNLSRSRYWGTPLPVWRSEDGKEEICIGSVKELYAEIDKAVAAGFMASNPLRDRGFDPADMSKENYDKIDLHRPYVDEIFLVSPTGRKMTRETDLIDVWFDSGAMPYAQTGLRGIDTPDFGSTADFIAEGVDQTRGWFYTLHAIHTMVSGTPAFKRVISNGLVLDKKGEKMSKRLGNAVDPFQAMDKYGADALRWYMMTNAQPWDNLKFDEAGVEEVRRKFFGTLYNSYSVFALYANIDKFDPAAAPVAYDRRPMFDRWIISRLNTLVKGVVAAYEDYDITTAGRLVQDFVCDDLSNWYIRLNKKRLWGAGMSEDKLSAYQTLYEVLKGVALLGAPIAPFYMERLWLDLVPDADSVHYCPMPRYDAALVDEGLEESMGFAQKASSMVLALRKKVGINVRKPLAKVLVPVIDDTVKEHIERVREIFLTEVNVKQIEFLHDTTGIITKKIKPNFKTLGKAYGKQMKEIAAAFGALSQEEIAAIERAEAEYVLHLPSGDVTLAKGDYEIHSEDMPGWLVATEGALTLALDIVQTPELVREGHARELIHPIQTLRKDSGFEVTDRIDTVIYADGAAEEQIRAALSEYADYVAAQTLSLSLEQQPLAGAPAGAAEVEWGDGAIRILVSKHTSSNL; this is translated from the coding sequence ATGACATTCAAAGAATATAACGGTCTGGACCTGGTCTCGGTGGGCAAGGAAGTGCTTGAGCGCTGGCAGAAGCGTCACGCGTTCGAACGTTCCCTTTCCTTGCGCGAAGGCGCCCCGGAGTTCATCTTCTTCGAGGGCCCGCCTTCGGCCAACGGCATGCCGGGCATCCATCATGTGATGGCCCGCTCCATCAAGGACGCAGTCTGCCGCTATAAGACGCAGTCCGGCTTCCGGGTCCGCCGCCGCGCGGGCTGGGACACCCACGGCCTGCCGGTCGAGCTGGGTGTGGAGAAGAAGCTCGGCATCACCAAGGAGGACATCGGCACCAAGATCTCCGTCGCCGACTACAACCGCACCTGCCGCGAGGAGGTGATGAAATACACCGCCGAGTGGCGCAACCTCACGGAGCGCATCGGCTACTGGGTCGACATGGACGACCCGTACATCACCTACGACAACCGCTATATCGAGACGCTCTGGTACCTGCTCAAGGACATCTACGGCAAGGGCCTGCTCTACAAGGGCAAGAGCATCCAGCCGTATTCCCCGGCCGCAGGCACGGGCCTCAGCACGCACGAGCTCAACCAGCCCGGCTGCTACCGCGATGTCAAGGACACCACCTGCACCGTGCAGTTCAAGGTGCTGGGGGAGGAGGACCTCTACATCCTCGCCTGGACCACGACGCCGTGGACCCTGGCCTCCAACACTGCCCTTTGCGTCGGCCCCAACATCGACTACGTCAAGGTCCGTTCGACCAACCCCTATACCGGCGCTCCGGCGACCTACATCGTGGCCGCCGCGCGCGTGGACGCCCTCTTCGGGCCGAAGGTCCCGTTCGAGGTGCTGCCCGGCACCGTCAAGGGCAGCGAGCTGGTGGGCCTGCGCTATGAGCAGCTCATCCCCTGGTTCCGTCCGGACGGCGACGCCTTCCGCGTCATCCCGGGCGACTACGTCACCACCGAAGACGGTACGGGTATCGTCCACATCGCGCCGACCTTCGGCGCCGACGACGCCAAGGTGGCCCGCGCCGCCGGCATCGCCCCGCTGCAGGTCATCGACCGCAACGGCGATCCGCAGGCGCAGGTGGACCTGCAGGGCCGTTTCTTCCGCCTGGAAGACCTCGACCCGCAGTATGTCGCCTCGCACGTGAGCCCGGACTACGCCGAGTGGGCCGGCCGCTACGTCAAGAACGCCTACGACAGCTCCCTCGCGCCGGACGCCCCGACCCTGGACATCGACCTCTGCGTGATGCTCAAGGCCGTCGGCAAGGCCTTCAAGATCGAGAAGCACGTCCACTCCTACCCGCACTGCTGGCGCACCGACAAGCCGGTCCTCTACTATCCGCTCGACAGCTGGTTCATCCGCACCACCGCCGTGCGCGAGCAGATGATGGCGCTCAACGAGAGCATCGTCTGGAAGCCCGAGTCCACCGGCACGGGCCGCTTCGGCAAGTGGCTGGAGAACATCCAGGACTGGAACCTCAGCCGCAGCCGCTACTGGGGCACCCCGCTCCCGGTCTGGCGCAGCGAGGACGGCAAGGAAGAGATCTGCATCGGCTCCGTCAAGGAGCTGTATGCCGAGATCGACAAGGCCGTCGCCGCCGGCTTCATGGCCTCCAACCCGCTCCGCGACCGCGGCTTCGACCCCGCGGACATGTCCAAGGAGAATTACGACAAGATTGACCTCCACCGCCCCTATGTGGACGAGATATTCCTGGTCAGCCCCACGGGCCGCAAGATGACCCGCGAGACCGACCTGATCGACGTGTGGTTCGATTCCGGCGCCATGCCGTACGCCCAGACGGGCCTGCGCGGCATCGATACCCCGGACTTCGGCAGCACGGCCGACTTCATCGCCGAAGGCGTCGACCAGACGCGCGGCTGGTTCTACACCCTGCACGCTATCCACACGATGGTCAGCGGCACGCCCGCCTTCAAGCGCGTGATCTCCAACGGTCTCGTGCTCGACAAGAAGGGCGAGAAGATGAGCAAGCGCCTCGGCAACGCCGTGGATCCGTTCCAGGCGATGGACAAATACGGCGCCGACGCCCTCCGCTGGTATATGATGACCAACGCCCAGCCCTGGGACAACCTCAAGTTCGACGAGGCCGGCGTGGAGGAGGTGCGCCGCAAGTTCTTCGGCACGCTCTACAACTCCTACTCGGTGTTCGCGCTCTACGCCAACATCGACAAGTTCGACCCGGCCGCGGCGCCGGTCGCCTATGACCGCCGTCCGATGTTCGACCGCTGGATCATCAGCCGGCTCAATACCCTCGTCAAGGGTGTCGTGGCCGCCTACGAAGACTACGACATCACCACGGCGGGCCGCCTGGTGCAGGATTTCGTCTGCGACGACCTGTCCAACTGGTACATCCGCCTCAACAAGAAGCGCCTCTGGGGCGCCGGGATGAGCGAGGACAAGCTCTCCGCCTACCAGACCCTTTACGAGGTGCTCAAGGGCGTCGCCCTGCTGGGCGCCCCGATCGCGCCGTTCTATATGGAGCGGCTGTGGCTCGACCTCGTGCCGGATGCGGACTCCGTCCACTACTGCCCGATGCCGCGCTACGACGCCGCCCTCGTGGACGAGGGCCTGGAGGAGAGCATGGGCTTCGCCCAGAAGGCCTCCTCGATGGTCCTGGCCCTGCGCAAGAAGGTCGGCATCAACGTCCGCAAGCCGCTCGCCAAGGTCCTCGTGCCCGTCATCGACGACACGGTCAAGGAGCACATCGAGCGCGTGCGCGAGATCTTCCTGACGGAGGTCAACGTCAAGCAGATCGAGTTCCTGCACGACACCACGGGCATCATCACCAAGAAGATCAAACCCAACTTCAAAACCCTCGGCAAGGCCTACGGCAAGCAGATGAAAGAGATTGCCGCCGCGTTCGGAGCGCTCTCCCAGGAGGAGATCGCCGCCATCGAGCGGGCCGAGGCGGAATACGTCCTGCATCTGCCCTCCGGCGACGTCACGCTCGCCAAGGGCGATTATGAGATCCATTCCGAGGACATGCCGGGCTGGCTCGTCGCCACCGAAGGCGCGCTCACGCTCGCGCTGGACATCGTCCAGACGCCCGAGCTCGTGCGCGAAGGCCACGCCCGTGAGCTCATTCATCCGATCCAGACCCTCCGCAAGGACAGCGGGTTCGAGGTCACGGACCGGATCGATACCGTCATCTATGCCGATGGCGCTGCGGAGGAGCAGATCCGCGCCGCGCTCTCGGAGTACGCGGATTACGTCGCCGCCCAGACCCTCTCGCTCTCGCTGGAGCAGCAGCCGCTTGCCGGCGCGCCCGCCGGGGCCGCGGAGGTGGAGTGGGGTGACGGCGCCATCCGGATTCTTGTCAGTAAACACACTAGCTCTAACCTTTAA
- a CDS encoding AraC-like ligand binding domain-containing protein: MNMMHPHGSPGTDFSSLRFYIRRMDTSGYVKPAEVPMSRLPLFGFIYVTSGEVLVESEGTPFLCQPGHLLLVPPMCPFATRYYRDAVGYMGGFQPSALPDSAPLRFLTAPHHQAFWFDEGAFVSELFNMLAESFAKHDEVFVEKGLDLLLSRIKWGDVQSFPPTVGAFLESVFAEDRTPGTIASYAEEAGISENYLSRLVKKATGRSVGSWIDIVRISRAKRLLAGTDTPVIDVAAAVGLEDQSYFARLFKKETGMTPSAFRKKMQG, encoded by the coding sequence ATGAATATGATGCATCCCCATGGAAGTCCAGGCACGGACTTCTCTTCCCTCCGTTTCTACATCCGCAGGATGGATACCTCGGGCTATGTCAAGCCCGCGGAGGTCCCCATGTCGAGATTGCCGCTCTTCGGCTTCATCTATGTCACGTCCGGCGAAGTGCTGGTCGAGTCCGAAGGCACGCCGTTCCTGTGCCAGCCCGGCCATCTGCTGCTGGTCCCGCCGATGTGCCCCTTCGCCACCCGCTACTACCGCGACGCGGTGGGCTATATGGGCGGTTTCCAGCCGTCGGCGCTGCCCGACAGCGCGCCGCTGCGCTTTCTGACCGCGCCGCACCACCAGGCGTTCTGGTTCGACGAGGGCGCTTTCGTGAGCGAACTCTTCAACATGCTCGCCGAGTCGTTCGCCAAGCACGACGAGGTGTTCGTGGAGAAGGGCCTCGACCTGCTCCTGTCGCGCATCAAGTGGGGCGATGTCCAGTCGTTCCCGCCGACCGTCGGCGCGTTCCTGGAGTCGGTCTTCGCCGAAGACCGGACGCCGGGAACCATCGCTTCCTATGCGGAGGAGGCCGGCATCAGCGAGAACTACCTCAGCCGCCTGGTCAAGAAGGCCACGGGCCGCAGCGTCGGGTCGTGGATCGACATCGTGCGCATCTCGCGCGCCAAGCGCCTGCTGGCAGGGACCGACACGCCGGTCATCGACGTCGCTGCCGCCGTGGGCCTGGAAGATCAGTCCTACTTTGCCCGCCTGTTCAAGAAAGAGACGGGTATGACGCCTTCTGCGTTCCGTAAGAAGATGCAAGGATAA
- a CDS encoding isocitrate dehydrogenase (NADP), whose amino-acid sequence MTKIQMTTPLVEMDGDEMTRILWKMIKDELILPFVDLKTEYYDLGLENRDRTADRVTVEAAEACRKYGVGVKCATITPNAQRMTEYNLHQMWKSPNGTIRSILDGTVFRAPITIPSIRPVVRNWEKPITIARHAYGDVYKSVELKADGPGTARLVFDGADGSHREAVIQEFKGAGVIQGMHNTDKSIRSFAHACFKYAVDTRQDLWFSTKDTISKTYDARFREIFDEVFAEYKARFEELGITYFYTLIDDAVARVIRSRGGFIWACKNYDGDVMSDMVSTAFGSLAMMTSVLVSPDGNYEYEAAHGTVTRHYYRYLQGEETSTNPMATIFAWSGALRQRGLKDGLSALTQFADALEAACFDTLGEGIATKDLVNLMEGVSPKSVNSAQFIAAIRERLEKRLS is encoded by the coding sequence ATGACAAAGATTCAGATGACCACCCCGCTGGTGGAGATGGACGGGGACGAGATGACCCGGATCCTGTGGAAGATGATCAAGGACGAGCTGATCCTGCCGTTCGTAGACCTCAAGACAGAATATTACGACCTGGGCCTCGAGAACCGGGACCGCACCGCCGACCGCGTCACGGTCGAGGCGGCCGAGGCTTGCCGCAAATACGGCGTCGGCGTGAAGTGCGCCACCATCACCCCCAACGCGCAGCGGATGACGGAATACAACCTCCATCAGATGTGGAAGAGCCCCAACGGCACCATCCGTTCCATCCTGGACGGCACGGTGTTCCGCGCGCCCATCACCATCCCTTCCATCCGCCCGGTCGTCCGCAACTGGGAGAAGCCCATCACGATCGCCCGCCACGCCTATGGCGACGTCTACAAGAGCGTGGAGCTGAAGGCCGACGGCCCGGGCACGGCCCGGCTGGTCTTCGACGGCGCCGACGGCAGCCACCGCGAGGCCGTGATCCAGGAATTCAAGGGCGCGGGCGTGATTCAGGGCATGCACAACACCGACAAGTCCATCCGCTCCTTCGCGCACGCCTGCTTCAAATACGCCGTGGACACGCGCCAGGACCTCTGGTTCTCCACCAAGGACACGATCTCCAAGACCTATGACGCGCGTTTCCGCGAGATCTTCGACGAGGTATTTGCCGAGTACAAGGCCCGCTTCGAGGAGCTGGGCATCACCTATTTCTATACGCTGATCGACGACGCGGTCGCCCGCGTCATCCGCAGCCGCGGCGGCTTCATCTGGGCCTGCAAGAACTACGACGGCGACGTGATGAGCGACATGGTGTCGACGGCGTTCGGTTCGCTCGCGATGATGACCAGCGTGCTGGTCAGCCCCGACGGCAACTACGAGTACGAAGCCGCGCACGGCACGGTGACGCGCCACTATTACCGTTATCTGCAGGGCGAGGAGACCTCCACCAACCCGATGGCCACCATCTTCGCCTGGAGCGGCGCGCTGCGTCAGCGGGGCCTGAAGGACGGCCTCTCCGCGCTCACGCAATTCGCGGACGCGCTGGAAGCGGCCTGCTTCGACACCCTCGGCGAAGGGATTGCCACCAAAGACCTCGTGAACCTGATGGAAGGGGTCTCCCCGAAGTCCGTCAACTCCGCGCAGTTCATCGCCGCCATCCGCGAGCGCCTGGAGAAGCGGCTCTCGTAG
- a CDS encoding Colicin V production protein, translating to MAILDIILLLCFVPAIVGGISKGFIKEVVDLAAVLIAAWAAFHFATPVADWMAGGITLDPAVLKVIAFCVIAIAVSLVLNLVSALITKALEVISLGLVNRILGMVFAVIKTAFLIGLFILLVETLNSSLHLFKPGLTESSVVYCTLRDLANHIFPILKTFIAGAADSAAASANV from the coding sequence ATGGCTATTCTGGACATCATTCTTCTGCTCTGTTTTGTTCCGGCAATCGTGGGCGGCATCTCCAAGGGCTTCATCAAGGAGGTCGTCGACCTGGCAGCGGTCCTGATCGCCGCCTGGGCAGCCTTCCACTTCGCCACGCCGGTCGCCGACTGGATGGCCGGCGGCATCACGCTCGACCCGGCCGTGCTGAAGGTCATCGCTTTCTGCGTGATCGCCATCGCCGTGTCGCTGGTCCTTAACCTGGTATCCGCGCTGATTACCAAAGCATTGGAAGTCATCTCGCTCGGGCTGGTCAACCGCATCCTCGGCATGGTGTTCGCCGTCATCAAGACCGCATTCCTGATCGGCCTGTTCATCCTGCTCGTCGAAACGCTCAACAGCTCCCTGCATCTCTTCAAGCCCGGGCTGACCGAGAGCTCCGTGGTGTACTGCACCCTGCGGGACCTCGCCAACCATATTTTCCCGATCCTGAAAACCTTTATCGCCGGCGCGGCCGATTCCGCCGCCGCTTCCGCCAATGTCTGA
- a CDS encoding signal peptidase II: MKLSQGKKLLLLGIVLVVIDQVIKYLVKTNMELGEQINVIGQWFRLCFVENKGMAFGMSFGGQVGKFLLSLFRIVLSGFLIWWIRSLVKKGTPTGVLVGLTMITAGAVGNIIDSLFYGLIWDYAPFMFGKVVDMFFFPIIRDGERVIFFSPVFNFADSCVTVGAFYLLLFHWRFFAKDEKSEKKD, from the coding sequence ATGAAACTGTCCCAGGGCAAGAAACTTCTGTTGCTCGGCATTGTGCTAGTCGTCATTGACCAGGTGATCAAATACCTGGTCAAGACGAATATGGAACTGGGTGAGCAGATCAACGTGATCGGCCAGTGGTTCCGTCTGTGTTTCGTGGAGAACAAGGGAATGGCCTTCGGCATGTCCTTCGGCGGACAGGTCGGCAAGTTCCTCCTTTCGCTCTTCCGGATCGTGCTGAGCGGTTTCCTGATCTGGTGGATCCGGTCGCTGGTCAAGAAGGGCACGCCGACCGGCGTGCTGGTCGGCCTGACGATGATTACGGCCGGCGCGGTCGGCAACATCATCGACTCGCTCTTCTATGGACTGATCTGGGATTATGCCCCGTTCATGTTCGGCAAGGTGGTCGACATGTTCTTCTTCCCGATCATCCGGGACGGCGAGCGCGTGATCTTCTTCAGCCCTGTGTTCAATTTCGCGGATTCCTGTGTGACCGTGGGAGCTTTCTATCTGCTTCTTTTTCATTGGCGTTTCTTCGCGAAGGACGAGAAATCCGAGAAAAAGGATTAA
- a CDS encoding N-terminal ig-like domain of cellulase: MQKRSIFPSGLPVLAALVLLTFPGRLQAQDFRLNASGYFNRDGVDVMAFNDFYPEGHQGGISILMHGRRVASNGDIRLEPTPGQWQPVPKQLGRKVEGDRVTTRLCFPDSTRHLTGFNPMIYPDVQLTYTVTLEPSGKGFLVTVDLDQPVPEVLAGRAGFNLEFFPGDLFGKPWLMDDRQGIFPQQPNSPLLSQESYVYQSVGDFKPARAPLADVKHLIGEGYSPYTADAVIAAPYAVGKCFTLRPDDPYTRLTVRSLTDADLKLYDGRMNHNNGWFVLRSELPAGVTKGAVKWYVEPNVVPGWTSPAVVQTSQVGYLPAQRKVAVIETDRREAPLAEATLVRYEADGEHVVKAFPATRWEGQFLRYDYLQVDFSEVREEGLYQLRYGAGASPIFRIASDVYDRGVWQPVIEYFLPVQMCHMKVMEKYRVWHDACHLDDALMAPEGNHIDGYSQPADNGTRYKALEPVPGVNVGGWHDAGDDDVRGTTGNECYILTMAWENFHPEIDATAIDQARRHVEIHEPDGRNDILQQIEHGMLHVVNAYRALGRFSKGVITNNLRQYTLLGDTSTMSDGVPGNEDDRWIYADLGDGVGAAVNLAASARALRGFNDTLATQCVDIARETFARAEAAGGFPMGRLQLAVELYLTTGEQAYFDFILANWDTVVAAAGYCGWYVARVEKQMEGQRKYRKQCAAFRESLQRYRKMLDAQSAETPYGVPYRPSIWGAGWDIQSFGYRHYFLAKAYPDIFSPDQVLDALHFILGRHPGSNQASFAGGVGASSATVGYGLNRADWSYIPGGTVSGTALIRPDFPELLTFPYLWQQVEYVLGGGSSHYMFLVLAAKDLVGE; encoded by the coding sequence ATGCAAAAACGCTCGATCTTCCCGTCGGGGCTGCCGGTGCTGGCCGCGCTGGTGCTCCTGACCTTCCCGGGCCGCCTCCAGGCCCAGGATTTCCGTCTGAACGCTTCCGGTTATTTCAACCGCGACGGCGTGGACGTGATGGCATTCAATGATTTCTATCCCGAAGGGCACCAGGGCGGCATCTCCATCCTGATGCACGGCCGCCGCGTGGCGAGCAACGGCGACATCCGCCTCGAGCCCACGCCCGGCCAGTGGCAGCCCGTCCCGAAGCAGCTTGGCCGCAAGGTCGAGGGAGACCGTGTCACGACACGGCTCTGTTTCCCGGATTCTACCCGCCACCTGACGGGTTTCAATCCGATGATCTACCCGGACGTGCAGCTGACGTACACCGTCACGCTGGAGCCGTCCGGCAAGGGTTTCCTGGTGACGGTGGACCTGGACCAGCCGGTCCCGGAGGTGCTGGCGGGCCGCGCGGGTTTCAACCTCGAATTCTTCCCGGGCGACCTTTTCGGCAAGCCGTGGCTGATGGACGACCGGCAGGGCATCTTCCCCCAGCAACCGAATTCGCCGCTGCTCTCGCAGGAGAGCTATGTCTATCAGAGCGTCGGCGACTTCAAGCCGGCCCGGGCGCCGCTCGCCGATGTGAAGCACCTGATCGGCGAGGGCTACAGCCCGTACACGGCGGACGCGGTGATCGCGGCGCCGTACGCCGTCGGCAAATGCTTCACCCTCCGCCCGGACGACCCTTATACGCGGCTGACCGTCCGGAGCCTGACGGATGCCGACCTCAAGCTCTACGACGGCCGGATGAACCACAACAACGGCTGGTTCGTCCTCCGCTCGGAGCTCCCCGCCGGCGTGACGAAGGGCGCCGTGAAGTGGTATGTCGAGCCGAACGTCGTGCCCGGCTGGACCAGCCCGGCGGTCGTGCAGACCTCGCAGGTGGGCTATCTGCCCGCCCAGCGCAAGGTCGCGGTCATCGAGACCGACCGGCGCGAGGCACCGCTCGCGGAAGCGACGCTGGTGCGCTATGAGGCCGACGGAGAGCATGTCGTGAAGGCATTCCCGGCCACGCGCTGGGAGGGGCAGTTCCTGCGCTACGACTATCTGCAGGTGGATTTCTCCGAGGTCCGCGAGGAGGGGCTCTACCAGCTGCGCTACGGCGCGGGCGCCTCGCCCATCTTCCGGATCGCCTCCGACGTGTATGACCGCGGCGTGTGGCAGCCGGTGATCGAATACTTCCTGCCCGTGCAGATGTGCCACATGAAGGTGATGGAGAAATACCGCGTCTGGCACGACGCCTGCCACCTGGACGACGCCCTGATGGCGCCGGAGGGCAACCACATCGACGGCTATTCCCAGCCGGCGGACAACGGCACGCGCTACAAGGCGCTGGAGCCGGTGCCCGGCGTCAACGTCGGCGGCTGGCACGATGCGGGCGACGACGACGTGCGCGGCACCACGGGCAACGAATGCTACATCCTCACGATGGCGTGGGAGAATTTCCATCCGGAGATCGACGCCACGGCCATCGACCAGGCCCGCCGCCATGTGGAGATCCACGAGCCGGACGGGCGCAACGACATCCTCCAGCAGATCGAGCACGGCATGCTGCACGTGGTGAACGCCTACCGTGCGCTGGGCCGCTTCTCCAAGGGCGTCATCACCAACAACCTCCGCCAGTACACCCTGCTCGGCGACACCTCCACGATGTCCGACGGCGTCCCCGGCAACGAAGACGACCGCTGGATCTACGCCGACCTGGGCGACGGCGTGGGGGCGGCCGTGAACCTGGCCGCCTCGGCGCGCGCCTTGCGCGGCTTCAACGACACGCTGGCCACGCAGTGCGTGGACATCGCCAGGGAGACTTTCGCCCGGGCGGAAGCCGCGGGCGGTTTCCCGATGGGCCGCCTCCAGCTGGCCGTCGAGCTCTACCTGACCACCGGCGAGCAGGCCTACTTCGATTTCATCCTGGCCAACTGGGACACCGTCGTGGCTGCCGCAGGCTACTGCGGCTGGTACGTCGCCCGCGTGGAGAAGCAGATGGAGGGCCAGCGCAAATACCGAAAGCAGTGCGCCGCCTTCCGCGAGTCCCTGCAGCGCTACCGCAAGATGCTGGATGCGCAGAGCGCGGAGACGCCCTACGGCGTGCCGTACCGCCCGAGCATCTGGGGCGCCGGCTGGGACATCCAGTCCTTCGGCTACCGCCATTATTTCCTGGCCAAGGCCTATCCGGACATCTTCTCCCCGGACCAGGTCCTGGACGCCCTGCATTTCATCCTGGGCCGCCATCCGGGCTCCAACCAGGCTTCCTTCGCCGGCGGCGTGGGTGCCTCGTCCGCCACGGTCGGCTATGGCCTGAACCGCGCGGACTGGTCCTACATCCCCGGCGGCACCGTTTCGGGCACGGCCCTGATCCGCCCGGACTTCCCGGAACTGCTGACCTTCCCGTATCTCTGGCAGCAGGTGGAATATGTGCTGGGCGGCGGTTCGTCGCATTATATGTTCCTGGTCCTCGCCGCCAAAGATCTGGTGGGCGAGTAG